The region GTCGAAGATCTCCTGATACACCGTCGTGTCCGTGAAGCGTCGGCGGCGATTCTGCGAGAACGTTGACGCATCCGGCACCTTGTCGGTCAGCCGGAACCGGGCGAACCAGCGATAGGCGACGTTGACCTGGACCTCACGCATCAGTTGCCGCTCGCTGCGCACCCCGAACAGGTAGCCGATGAACAACAGCTTGAACATCACCACGGGATCGAGCGCCGGCCGCCCGTTGTCCGCGCAATACAGATGCGCCACCTTCGCGCGGATGAACTCGAAATCCACCGCCGCATCGATCTGGCGCAGCAGGTGGTCCTTCGGCACGAGTTCCTCGAGCGTCACCATCTCGAGTTCGTGCTGCGTGGGCATGGGCGTCTTCAGCATCACGCCATTAAAAAACAAAAATCCCCCACTTGGCGAGGGTTTGTCAGCAATCTGAGCCAGCGCAAGCTGGCTTTTTCTTTTTCAAGTGTGAGGCTGCATGCGTCTCGTAAATACGGTTTCAGGAATTTTTTGGTCTCTCCCTAAATTTCTGTTGACAGATTTCATAAGACGTCTAAAATAGCGGTCTTGCTCGATGCAGCAGTGCCCAGGTGGCGGAATTGGTAGACGCACTAGGTTCAGGTCCTAGCGGTGGCAACACCGTGGAGGTTCGAGTCCTCTCCTGGGCACCATCAAGCTGTATCACGCAGCACCGAGCAGTCCGAAAGACCCCGTAAATTCGCGATTTACGGGGTTTTTTATTGCCTTTTTGCCTCGCGTCGGTTGATTGCCTTGATCCGGCCACGCCGGCAGCCGGCGGCACACGCGCATGCCCCGCCCTCGCGTTGCCGATCCCGTCGGCGAAAGCCGGTCTACGCGTGCGCGAACAGGCTCGCGCGCCCGGGCAGCTTGAAGATCGACGCCGCCGCGCGCAGGTTGCCGGCCTGATCGTCCATCGCCTTCGACGCGGCCGCGGCCTGCTCGACGAGGGCCGCGTTTTGCTGCGTCACGCGGTCCATCTGGCTGACGGCGGCATCGACCTGCTCGATGCCGCGGGTTTGCTCTTCCGACGCCGCGGTGATCTCGCCGACGAGATCGGCGACGCGCCGGATCGCCTGCTTCACCTCCACGATGTGCTGCCCGACCTCGTCGGCCTTCGACACGCCGTCCCGAACCGTATCGATCGACGTCTCGATGAGATCCTTGATCTCCTTGGCCGCCGACGACGAGCGCTGGGCGAGACTGCGCACTTCGCTCGCGACGACGGCGAAGCCACGGCCCTGCTCGCCCGCGCGCGCCGCCTCGACGGCGGCGTTCAGCGCAAGGATGTTCGTCTGGAACGCAATGCCCTCGATCAGCGAGATGATGTCGGCGATCTTGCCCGAGTTCGTGCTGATCGCGTTGACCGTGGTGACGAGTTGCTCGACCGAGACCGAGCCCTTCTCGACCGTCGACACCGCGTTGGAGCCGATCATGTTCGCCTGCCGCGCGTTCTCGAGGTTCAGCTTCACGGTGGCGGTGAGCTCGCTCATGCTCGCGGCCGTTTCCTGCAGCGACGCGGCCTGCTGCTCGGTTCGCGCGGACAGATCGTTGTTGCCGGCCATGATTTCGTGGGACGCCGTCGCGATCGTATCGGTGCCCGAGCGCACGTCGGTCACGATGCGCACGAGCCCGTCGTTCATCGTCTGCAGCGCGCGCATCACGCGGGAAATCTCGTCCTTCGCCTGCGGGTCGACGCGGTGCGCGTCGAAATGAGAGGTCAGATCGCCCGCGGCGACGCGGCTCGCGGTCGAGGCGGCCGCCTCGAGCCCGGCGAGCACGCGCTTGAACATCATGTGCAGCATCAGCGCGAAGAAAGCGAGGATGCCGATCGCCACTGCGGCCGAAATGATCTTCCACGTTTGCGCGCTTGCCTGCGCGCGGGCGATCGCGCCTTCGGTGCGCGCGTCGAGCAGCTTCAGGAAATCGTCGATGGGATGCATGATCTTCGCCTTGAACCGGTGGTAGTTCGCGTCGAACATCAGGGCCCGCGCCTTCTCGAGATCGGGCGGGCCTTGCTTCGTGAAATGGCCTGCGTCGTCGGGCGTCAGCCCTTTGACGAGATTCATCGCGACCGTCTCGGTCTTCACGAGATCATTCGAGTTCTGCTCGGCGTCGTGCAGCTTCGCGAACTCCTCGTCGGTGAAGCCGGCGCGCTTCATCATCTCCTGCAGCGAGATCGTCTCGCCCTGCTCCGCGCGCAGCGGTTCGTCGGCCGCGCGAAAGTCCCAGTAAATACGATCGTAATCGAGCGGGCGCGGCGCCTTGCCCGAGCGAATCGCGAGTATCTCGTTGTATTGCTGCTCCCATTTCGCGTCGCCCGTCGCGACATAGGTACGCGCAAGCCGGGTCAAATCGTCGGAGCTGCGGCGCAGTTCGTTCGCGAGCTGGGTCGACACATAGCGCTGCTGGTAGGCCTGCGCGACGCGGTGATTCGCGGCATCGAGCCGCCACTGGCATAGGCCTATCGCAACGGCCGCTACGGCGAGCAGGCCCAGCAGCAGGGAGGCGTATCTGCGCAACGAAAAGGTGTTCAAAAAGCCCACGGTGTTCTCCGGTTTGAGTGCGACGCGTCGTCCGCTGTATATCGGCCGCGAGGAAGCACGCTGAATAAGTGGCACTCCTAATGCGGCAATTCCGTAGCAACCGCTCGTTTCCTGCGCGGCGAGCGTTCGGCTTTTGCGCGATGAGCGGCTTGCCCACGCGCTGCCGGCCTGAGCCGTTGCGCGAGCGAATTCGTTCGGAACGCCAACGAACCGCTTTCGCATCGAATGCTCACGCGGGCGCGTGCCGCGGCCTCGTTTACCCGCAGCGTCCCGCCATCGGGCGACCGCAGCCTCTTCGATGCGCGCGTCCGGCCCGTGATCGCGGCCGGGCCGCGCCGCCCGAATCGCGCGCGCCAGGCCGCCCTTTCGACACGCTGCATTTGAATTCCGGCGCAGGCATTCGTATAACGAACACAGGCCCAATGCACTATCGACAGACGAATCCGAGGCCCGGCGCAAGCCGGGAAAGCCCATCGCCCCCCGTCGTGCGCAACCGTTCGCATGCACGCCGGAGGCCCCCAACGGAGTCCGCTCGTGGCGAATTCACTCTCCAGGATCGAGCACATCGTCCATCTGATGCTCGAAAACCGCTCGTTCGATCAGATGCTCGGCTTTCTCTACACCGACGACGGCAATCGCTCTCCCACCGGGCAGCCGTTCGACGGCCTCACCGGCAACGAATCGAATCCGGACGACCTCGGCCGCCCGGTCGGCGTCTACCGGATCCGCGCCACCGATCCGCATCCGTATCTGATGCCCGGCGCCGATCCCGGCGAAGGCTTTCAGAACACCAACTATCAACTGTTCTGCGACGACCACCCCGCCCCCGGCGCCGTGCCGACCAATCAGGGCTTCGTCGTCAACTTCAAGTCGGCGATCGCGACCGATCAGTCGCGGCACGACAAGGACGCGCTGCCCGGCACGACGCCCGAGCAGATCATGGGCATGTACACGCCGGAGCTGCTGCCCGTGCTGTCCGGGCTCGCGAAGGGCTATGCGGTGTGCGACCGCTGGTTCGCGTCTGCGCCGACGATGACGATGCCCAACCGCGCGTTCGCGCTCGCCGCCACGTCGCAGGGCCACCTCGACGATCACGTGAAGATCTTCACTTGCCCGAGCATCTTCGGGCGGTTGTCGGACCAGGGCGTCGACTGGGCGATCTTCGGCTACAACCGCGATCCGCTCACGCGCCACGACTTCCCCGACACGCAGAACGCCGACGACAGCCACTTCGGCCACTTTCGCGATTTCCAGGCGCGCGCGGCGAGCGGCACGCTGCCCGCGTTCACGTTCCTCGAACCGAGCTGGGATGCGAGCGGCAACAGCCAGCATCCGAACTACGACGTCGCCGCGGGCGAGCAACTGATTCACGACGTCTACTACGCGCTGCGCAACGGCCCCGGCTGGAATAGCACGCTCTTCATCGTCACGTACGACGAGCACGGCGGCAACTACGATCACGTCGCGCCGCCGTCCGGCGCGACGCCGCCCGGCGACGGCACCGTCGGCGAATTCGGCTTCGACTTCACGCGCTTCGGCGTGCGCGTGCCCGCGGTGCTCGTCTCGCCGCTGATCGCGGCGGGCACCGTGTTTCGCAGCGCGGCGGGCACGATCGATCACACGTCGGTGCTGAAGACGATCGGCGAGCGCTTCGGGACGGCGCCGCTGACGGCGCGCGACCGCGCCGCGCCGTCGCTCGGCGACGCGCTCACGCTCGCGAGCCCGCGCGCCGCGAGCGACGATCCGCTCGCCGGCGTGACCGTACCCGTGTCGCGCGTGTCCCATCCGAACGCGGCGATGCCGTCGAAGCTCGACAAGCTCCAGGCGGCCCGCATCGCGGCACTGCCGCTGCGCAACGAGAAGGGTTATTACGAGGAGGCCGACACGCCGCTCGCATCGAGCGCCGAACTGTCGAACTTCATTCGGGACCGCGGCGCCGCGTGGAGCCAGCATCGCCAGCGGCAACAGCAACGGCGGCAGCAACAGCAACGACAACAGCCGCGGAGCAAGCCGCGCCGCTGAAACACCCGGGCGGCGACGCGCGCGGCCCTTTTTCGACGCACGCCGACGCACGCTGACGCACGGCGATGCATGCGCGACGCGCGCGCAGCATGCCGCCGCGCATCGCGATCGCGCCGCGCGGCGACGTTGCGTCGCCCGCGCCCCGCATCGCCTGGCGCCCGACGCCGCCCCCCCGGATTCGGCCGGAACGCTCGCCCAGGGGCGCGCCGCACTCGAGGAATCATGAATGGCTTCGTTCAAATCATCGCTGCGTCGCGGGTTGCGCGTTTCGGGATGCGCGCTATGGTTGGCGCTGTCGAAGCTCGACGCCGCACATGCGGCTGCCGGACCCGACGCATCGCCGGACGCATGGCCGAGCGCCGCGCTGTCCGATCGCGCCGCCGTCGAGGTGGACGCATCGCAATTGCTGCCGACGCCCCAGCTCGTGCGGTGGCAAGTCGACCTCGACCGCCGCGGCCTGCGATCGACCGGTTCGCCCGCGCACGAGCGCTACATCGACGTGCTGCGCCGCCGCCTCGCGCGCGCCGGCGTGCAGCAGCTCCATACCGAGGCGACGACGCTCGCGCACTGGGCCGTGCGGCACTGGCGGCTCGACGTCGCCGACGGCGCGCCGCGCGAGCGCATCGACGTCGCGGGCTACCTTCCGTATTCCGGCGACACCGGCCGCGACGGCATCGTCGCGCCGATCCGCTATCTCGCGGCCGGGCAGACGCCCGATGCGGACGTGGCCGGCAAGATCGCCGTCGTCGAATGGCCGGCATTGCCGTTGACGGGCGCGTTCTTCCGCGAGCGCGCGCTGCGCGTGTTCGATCCGGACAACGCGTTCGCGCCGTCGGCGCCCTATGTCCGCACGAGCTTCATGCTCGGCACGCTCACCGCGATGCTCGACAGGCTGCAAGCGGCGGGCGCGGCGGGCGTCGTGATGATCGCCGATACGTCGAGCGCCGAGGCGACCCGCCTGTACGCGCCGTACGACGGCCGGCTGCGGCGCGTGCCCGGCCTGTTCGTCGATCGCGCGACGGGCGCGAAGCTCGCTTCGCTCGCGGAGCGCCGCGCGACGCTGCGGCTGTCGCTCGATGCCGGCGTCGAGCGCGTGCACACCCGCAACCTGATCGGCATCATCCCCGGCATGAGCGATGAGCTGACCGTCGTCAACAGCCACACCGACGGCACGAACGGGATCGAGGACAACGGCCCGAACGCGATCGTCGCGATCGCGCAATACCTGAGCCGCCTGCCCCGCGCGGCGCTGCCTCGCACGGTGATGATCCTGCTGTCGAGCGGGCATTTCGCGGGAGGCGTCGGCGCCGAGGATTTCATCGCGCGACATGCGCGCGACGGCCTCGTCGCGCGCATCGCGTGCGTCGTGACGATCGAGCACCTCGGCGCGCAGGAATGGCTGCCGAGCGAGCAAGGCGCGCTCGCGCCGACGGGCCGCGCGGAGCCCACCGCGCTGTTCATGCCGGCCGTGCCGGCGCTCGTCGACGCGGCCGACGCGCTCGTGCGCCGCGCGAACGCCGCGCCCGCGTTCGTGATGCCGCCGCTGAATCCGAACGGAGACGGCAGCGCGAACGACGCGCTCTGGCCCGGCGAAGGACAGTACTTCTGGGGCCGCGCGCGCGTGCCGACGATCAACCTGATCACGGGGCCCACGTATCTCCTCAACTACGGCGTATCGACGGCGGAGAAGATCGACTATGCGCGCCTGCGCCGCGAGATCGCCGCGACGACGCAGACGCTGCTCGATCTATCGCGGGTGCCGTTCGACGCGCTGCGCGCGGTTCCACCGCGAACGCGCGCGGCGGCGCCGTGACGCACGCGCCGCATCGCGGCCGGGTCGACGTGCGAAGCCTCGACCCAGTGGGCGCGCGCAAGGCAGGACGGCACGCACGGGCACGGTCAAACGACGAAGGATGAAGGACGAACCCGGTCGCGATCACGGGCGACGATGCGAAAAGCGAAATGAAGCCGCTCGCCGATACGGCGGACGCGCGCCGGGAACTCGATCGACGGCGCGGCGGCAGCATCGGACATCGGACATCGGACATCGGACATCGGACATCGGACATCGGACATCGGACATCGGACATCGGACATCCGACATCCGACATCCGACATCCGACATCGAGCGTCACGCATCGACGCATCGCGCCCGCATCCGCGTCCGTCACGCGCGCGGCAACTCGCCCGCCGTCAGCGATTGCAGGCTCTCGTCGACGCTCAGCTCCGACAGCGCATCCGCGCGCAGCCCGCCGTCCGCCGCGCGTTGCAGCACGCGCAGCACGTTCGGCTTCAGGCGCACGAGCGCGAGGCGCCAGCCGCGCGCATCGCATTCGGCGCCGAATGTCTTCAGCGCCTCGATCGTCGTGCCGTCGACGTCGGGCGATTCCTCGAGACTCAGCATCACCGTGTGCACGGGCGGCTGCGCGTCGCGCGCGAGGCGCCTCGCCATGGTCAGCACGCGCTCCGCGTTCGCGAAGAAGAGCTGGGCTTCCGGCCGCACGATCAGCACGCCGGGGATCGGCTTCGCATCCTCGTGCATCGATACGTCGACGAAATCGTGGCTCCCGCGCAGCCGGCCCAGCACGCTCACGTTCGGCTCGGACAATTGCCGCAGCGTGAGCAGCAGGCTCACGCCGATCGCGGCGAGCAGGCCGTGCAGCACGCCGAGCACGATCACCGCCGCGAGCGCGGCGATCACGACGATCCGGTCCCGATGCCAGGTCCAGTACGGCCGGAACACCTCCGGATGCAGCGAATGGCTGACCGCGAAGATCACGATCGCCGCGAGCACGGGCTCGGGAATGCGCGCGAGCTGCGGCAGCAGCAGCCAGGCGATCAGCGCGATCACGGCGGCCGCGAACAGGCCCGCCATACGCGTTTGCGCGCCCGCCGCCTCGTTCGCCGAGGTCGCCGAATAGCCCGCGCCGACGGGCATCCCATGCAGCAGCCCCGATACGAGGTTCGCGCAGCCGAGCGCGACGAGATCGCGGTTCGGCGAGACCGTGTCGCCGTGCTTGAGCGCGAAGTTGCGAATCGACCCGTACGATTCCGCGTACAGGATCAGCATCAGCGCGAAGCCGAACTCGGCCGTCTGCATCCAGCCGGAGCGGCCGAGCACCGGCATGCCGAACGCGAGATTCTGCAGATCGATCGTACCGACGACGGCGATGCCGTAGCGATGCCAGTCGATCCAGTAGCCGGCCGCGATGCCGAGCACGATCACGACGAGCGTCGCCGGCACGCGCGTGCGCCTGCCGAGCGCGAACAGGATCGCCAGCGCGGTCGCGCCGAGCGCCGCGCTGCGGACATTGCAGCCCGCAATGCCGAGCAGCAGGTCGAGCGCGACGCGCAGCGTATCGCCGTGATGGATCGGCACGTCGAGCATCTTCGGCAACTGCTTGATCACGATCGTGAGTGCAAGGCCGAACGTGAAGCCGCGCAGCACCGGCCGCGCGATGAAATCCGACATGCCGCCGAGACGCGCGGCGCCCGCGAGGATGAACAGGATGCCCGTCGTCGCGACGAGCGCCGCGGCGAGCATCAACTGCGCGGCGGCGCCCGGTCCGGCCTCGGACATCACGGTCGCCGCGAGCACGACGGCCGACGACGACGTCGCCGACACGATCGCGAAGCGGCTGCTGCCCGCGATCGCGTAGACGACGAGCCCCACGACGAGCGCGATGAGCCCCGCCTGCGGCGGCAGGTTCGCGAGCCCCGCGTAGGCGACCGCCTCGGGTATCAGAAGGCCCGCGATCGACAGCCCGGCGAGCGCGTCGAGCGCGGTGCGGCGGGCGCGCGGCGCGGGCGGCTCGTCGAGCGGCGCGAAATGCGCGGCATGCTGCGGCGGCGCGTCGATGTGCTTCGAGCGGAGATCCATGCGCGTTCCGTGGGTGTTGCCCGTCGTGCGAACGAAGGTGTGGCGCTCAGCGCGGCGCCGCGATCACGCCGGACCAGCCCGGCAGATAGCGCGCCTCCTGCGTGTGCGCATAGCCGAGCGCCGCCTCAAGCGCCTTCGCGAATTCCTTGCGGATTTGCGCAAGCGCGATCCTCGGGCGCAGGAAATCGGCCCACAGGAATTCGCTGAACGGCGTCGCGTCCTTCGCATAGCCGCCGGCCGCGCGCAACTCGCCGGCGAGACTGCGGTACGGATCGTCCTTCAGCCCGACGAGCGAAGTCGGCAGATGGTCGTAATCGTGGCGCGCGCCGTTCGCGCCGAACGGATGCACCCACTGGTTGTGCTCCATCATCCGCCAGAAGATCGTCTCGTCGAGCCAGGACAAATCCTTCAGCAGCATCGCCTTCACTTCGGTCACGCCCTCCTCGAGGAGCGCGAGCCCGAGATGATGGTGATCGGTGATGAAATAATCGCCGCCCGGCCCGAGCACGGCTGGAAACCAGTGCGATTCGATCGCGGCCTTGCGCGCCTTCTTGCCGAGCGCCTTCCAATGCTTGCGCTTGGCCTTCACTTCGCGATAGCCGACCGTGATCTGCGTCGGGCGCAGCGCGTCGAGCTTCGCGGGGATGAGATGCACGTCCTGGCCGATCGTCATGATGGGGCTCCCGAATAGGATGTCGGCAACGATACATGGGATCGCCGTTCGCGTTAATACCGTGTTGCCCTTGAAGTTTGCGCGAGACGCCGTGCCGCGTTGCCGCACGCCGAGCGGCCCCCCGCCCTCGCTCTCGCGCGCGTTCAGCCGCGCGCGGCCAGATCCGCGCGCTCGAGCCGGTGGCGCACGTACGGGATGCCGTCCTGAACGATGCCGACGCGCCGCATGCCGAGCTTGCGCGCGACGTTCAGCGATGCACTGTTGGCTGCGGCGATGTCGGCGACGATACGCGGCAGCCTGACCGTCTCGAACGCATGCCGGACGACGCGCCGCGCGGCTTCGCTCGCGATCCCGCGCCCCCATGACGCACGCACGAGCCGCCAGCCGATCTCGACGTCGCGGCCGCCTTCGACGTAATCGGGAATCAGCAGCACCCAGCCGACGAACCGGTCGGGCCGCGCCTTTTCGAAGATCGACCAATAGCCGAGCCCCGGCGGATAGGCGCGCGTGATCCGGTGCTCGACGAAGCGGCGGTGCTCGACGGGGTCGGCCCACGGGCCGGCGATGTGGCGCGTCACGTCCGGATCGCGATCCATCTCGATGCACGCGTCGAGATCGGCGAGCACCCGCGGGCGCAGCCACAGGCGGTCGGTTTCGAGTGTCGGCAACGACGAGTGAGCTTGCGCATCCGGATTCATCCGTCAACCTGTCAACATGTGAAAGAAAGAAAACGCCGCCACCTTAGCATCGCTCGGGATGCTGCGGAAACCGGCACGAATCCGGCACGAATCCGGCACGGGCCCGGCGCGCGCGCGCAGGAGCCCGGCGGCTTCGCGCCGCCTGGCACGCGAGCCGCCCGGTGCGCGCGGCGGCTTCGTTCCGATGCCGCGCAACGCGCACGCATGACGCGGCTCACGCGCGCCGCGACGCCCGCGCCCCGCGATTGCAGGACGCGCAACAATCTATTTCATAGGGATAAATCCGGATCGGCGCGTCCGGAGCCTTCCCGCGCGCGGCGAGCGGCGTACACTCGCGTTACCGCCCGCGCGCAGCGCCGGCCGGGCGGTGCGGAGCACGACGGCGCTTCCCAATCGAGGAGACCGTCGCCATGGCCATGAGCTGGACCCGGGAGCAACGCAACGTCACGATCGCCGCCTATCTCGGCTGGACGCTCGACGCGTTCGACTTCTTCCTGATGGTCTTCGTGCTGAAGGACATCGCCGCCGAATTCAACACGAAGATTCCCGCCGTCGCGTTCGCGATCACGCTGACGCTCGCCGCGCGCCCGATCGGCGCGCTGATCTTCGGCCGCCTCGCCGATCACTTCGGCCGCCGGCCGACGCTGATGATCAACATCGCGTGCTACTCGCTGCTCGAGCTCGCGTCCGGCTTCGCGCCGAGCCTCGCCGCGCTGCTCGTGCTGCGCACGCTGTTCGGCGTCGCGATGGGCGGCGAATGGGGCGTCGGCTCCGCGCTGACGATGGAGACGGTTCCGCCGCGCGCGCGCGGCGCGGTGTCGGGCCTGCTGCAGGCGGGCTATCCGAGCGGCTACCTGCTCGCGTCGGTCGTCTTCGGCCTGCTCTACCCGTACATCGGCTGGCGCGGCATGTTCATGATCGGCGTGCTGCCCGCGCTGCTCGTGCTGTACGTGCGCGCGAAAGTGCCCGAATCGCCCGCGTGGAAGCAGATGGAAAAGCGCGCGCGGCCGGGCCTCGTCGCCACGCTCAAGCAGAACTGGAAACTGTCGATCTATGCAGTCGTCCTGATGACCGCGTTCAACTTCTTCTCGCACGGCACGCAGGATCTCTACCCGACTTTCCTGCGCGAGCAGCATCACTTCGATCCGCATACGGTGTCGTGGATCACGATCGTGCTGAACATCGGCGCGATCGTGGGCGGCCTCACGTTCGGCTGGTTGTCCGAACGCATCGGCCGGCGCCGCGCGATCTTCATCGCCGCGATGATCGCGCTGCCCGTGCTGCCGCTGTGGGCGTTCTCGACCGGCGCGCTCGCGCTCGCCGCGGGCGCGTTCCTGATGCAGATCTCGGTGCAGGGCGCGTGGGGCGTGATCCCCGTGCACCTGAACGAGATTTCACCGGACGAGATTCGCGCGACGTTCCCCGGCTTCGTCTATCAGCTCGGCAACCTGCTCGCGTCGGGCAACGCGACGCTGCAGGCGCAGTTCGCGGTCGATCACGGCAACAACTACGGCATGGCGCTCGCGACGGTCGCGGGCATCGTCGCCGTCGTCATCTGCGTTTTAATTGTGTTCAGCCGCGAACGACGCGGAATCGACATGACGCAGACGGCCGCGATGAGCCCGACCAGCGGATGAGCTCGCGCGCGGCGGCGCACCATCGCGCAACGGTACGTTGCGCTGCGTGCGGCAGGCCGTTCGTGCTGCATCGCACCGAACGCTCTAGAGGACTTTGTCCATAAAGAACGCTTGCCGCCACCCTGCGTCGCTTTTTATCTTAATGAAAACGGCTGTTTCAATTACAGATTTGAATCGCTTGTTCGCGTACCGGGAAACCGGCAAGGGAGGCGGAACATGGCAGTTCGACAAGCCAGCCGGCAATCCGGCGGGACGAAGGCGCGCATCCTCGATGCGGCCGAGGATCTTTTCATCGAGCATGGCTTCGAAGCGATGTCGATGCGGCAAATCACATCGCGTGCAGCGGTGAATCTTGCCGCGGTCAACTATCATTTCGGCAGCAAGGAAGCGCTCATCCATGCGATGCTGTCGCGGCGGCTCGATCAGCTGAACGAGGAGCGCCTGCGCATCCTCGATCGGTTCGACGCGCAACTCGGCGCGCACGTGACGTGCGAGCACGTGCTGGGCGCGATGTTCATCCCGGCGCTGCAGGCGTCGCGCGATCCGCAGCGCGGCGGCCGCGCATTCCTCAGACTCATCGGCCGCGCGTACACCGATCCGTCGGCGTTCGTGCGCAACTTCCTGACCGCGCACTACGCGAGCGTCGCCGGCCGCTTCTTCGACGCGTTCCAGCGCGCGCTGCCGAACCTGCCGCGCGCGGAGCTCGGCTGGCGGCTGCACTACGCGATCGGCGCGCTGTCCGGCGCGCTCGCGGGCGCGGAAACGGAAAGCCTCATCGACGAATTCACGCAAGGCCGCACGATGAACGACGTGCAGATGATCGCGCGGCTGTCGGCACTGATCGTCGCGGCGCTGAAGGCGCCGATGCCCGACGCGACGCAACTCACGATCTTCGCGTCGGTGCTCGACGGCGCGGCGGCTTCGGCGAGCGCGACACAGCCCGCCGAGCCGGTTGCGCTCGCGCTCGCGCCCGCCGCCATCGTGCCGGCCCCGGCCTGCGCGCTCACGCCGGCCGCGCCCGCACCGATGCCCGCGCCGAGCGCCGTGCCGCCGGCTTCGGTCGCGTCGGCGTCTACGGCGCCGGCCGCCGCCGCGACACCGAGCGCGCCCTGCACCGACGCGTTCGCGGCCGAGCCGATCGGCGCGATCGCGCACGAAACGCACGCGAGCTGAGCCCACCGCGCGCAGCGAGCACCGGCCGCGCCGTGCGCGGCCGCATACGGGGGCGCCGGACGAATCGCGGCCCGGTGCCCGCGTTTTCGTCGTTCACCCCCGCACGCGCATCGCCCGGCGAATGCGCGCGATGCCCCGCCGGCGCCCGCGCGCCAGCCCATACCAACGATTCAGGAGACAAGCGATGACCGCCCCCGTTGCGCCCGCCCACGCCCACACGCATGCGCCGAATACCGACGGCATCTGGTACGCGTCGTACCCGAAAGGCGTGCCGCACGACATCGATGTCACGCGGTACGAATCGCTCGCGCAGTACTTCGACGAATGCACGACCCGCTATGCGCAACGCGTCGCCTTCATCAGCGCGGGCGCGCGGATGACCTACGCGGCGCTCGCGCGCAAGGCGGCCGCGTTCGCCTCGTATCTGCAAAGCCTCGGCGTGAAGCCGGGCGATCGCGTCGCGATCATGCTGCCGAACACGTTCCAGTATCCGGTCACGCTGTTCGGCACGCTGAAGGCCGGCGCGATCGTCGTCAACGTGAATCCGCTCTACACCGCGCGCGAGCTCGCGCACCAGTTGAAGGACAGCGGCGCGCAGACGATCATCGTGTTCGAGAACTTCGCGAAGACGCTGCAGGACGCGCTGCCCGAGACGCAGATCAAGCACGTCGTCGTGACCGCGCTCGGCGACCTGCTCGCCGACGGCCTCAATCCGAAAGGCCGGCTGATCAACTTCGTGCTCAAGCACGTGAAGAAGCTCGTGCCGGCGTACCGGCTGCCGCAAGCCGTGCGCCTGCGCGCGGCGCTCGCGGCC is a window of Burkholderia mallei ATCC 23344 DNA encoding:
- a CDS encoding TetR/AcrR family transcriptional regulator; the protein is MAVRQASRQSGGTKARILDAAEDLFIEHGFEAMSMRQITSRAAVNLAAVNYHFGSKEALIHAMLSRRLDQLNEERLRILDRFDAQLGAHVTCEHVLGAMFIPALQASRDPQRGGRAFLRLIGRAYTDPSAFVRNFLTAHYASVAGRFFDAFQRALPNLPRAELGWRLHYAIGALSGALAGAETESLIDEFTQGRTMNDVQMIARLSALIVAALKAPMPDATQLTIFASVLDGAAASASATQPAEPVALALAPAAIVPAPACALTPAAPAPMPAPSAVPPASVASASTAPAAAATPSAPCTDAFAAEPIGAIAHETHAS
- a CDS encoding GNAT family N-acetyltransferase is translated as MNPDAQAHSSLPTLETDRLWLRPRVLADLDACIEMDRDPDVTRHIAGPWADPVEHRRFVEHRITRAYPPGLGYWSIFEKARPDRFVGWVLLIPDYVEGGRDVEIGWRLVRASWGRGIASEAARRVVRHAFETVRLPRIVADIAAANSASLNVARKLGMRRVGIVQDGIPYVRHRLERADLAARG
- a CDS encoding MFS transporter, which produces MAMSWTREQRNVTIAAYLGWTLDAFDFFLMVFVLKDIAAEFNTKIPAVAFAITLTLAARPIGALIFGRLADHFGRRPTLMINIACYSLLELASGFAPSLAALLVLRTLFGVAMGGEWGVGSALTMETVPPRARGAVSGLLQAGYPSGYLLASVVFGLLYPYIGWRGMFMIGVLPALLVLYVRAKVPESPAWKQMEKRARPGLVATLKQNWKLSIYAVVLMTAFNFFSHGTQDLYPTFLREQHHFDPHTVSWITIVLNIGAIVGGLTFGWLSERIGRRRAIFIAAMIALPVLPLWAFSTGALALAAGAFLMQISVQGAWGVIPVHLNEISPDEIRATFPGFVYQLGNLLASGNATLQAQFAVDHGNNYGMALATVAGIVAVVICVLIVFSRERRGIDMTQTAAMSPTSG